GCATCCCTTGGCAGGTATATTGATGGATAACCCATTTGTGTTAGGAAGTTTGAAATTTCATATGCTTTAATATCTAATAATATGTTCACTGTTTTGTAGAGCTCATGATAATAAATAGAAGGTGCTGTTTCAACTATGGGGAGTTGAATAGGAAGTCCTATTACAATTACAGTTTTTGCATCAGGATATATAGATTCTGGCCAGAATTCTTTGGGTATCCATTCTTTAAAAGTGTTTGGAAGTTCTTTGGGTGGATTAGACCAACATGTAACAGGTGCAAATCCAACAAGTGGAATATCAAGTTCTGTACACTTATCAATAACTTTTTCTTTAATGGATTTAACCTTCATGAAAATCTAAAATTTATAATTTATTGATTCTAACCTGTCCATTGCATCTTCTAATTGGTTGTATGATGTTGCATAGGATAGCCTTACATGATCTTTTCCATGAGCTCCAAATGCTTTGCCCTGAACCATTACAACACCTTTTTTCAGGCCAGCTTTAACAAATGCTTCTGGATTGTTAATTTTTGGAAAAATATAAAAAGCACCATGGGGTGATGAACATTCAATTCCCATTCCATTTAATCTATTAACAACCAGGTCCCTTCTTCTTTTGAACTCAGATACCATTTCTGAAATATTATTTTGGGGGCCTTCAAGAGCAGCTAATGCTGCTTTCTGTACCATTGAACTTGCACAAGCAGTTGTATACTGATGAATCTTTAAAAGTTCTTCTGTTATTTCTAAATTGGCTGTAACATAACCTATTCTAAAACCTGTCATTGCATATGATTTTGAAAATCCATTAATTGTTATAGCGTTTTCACAAAATTTGCCTGGACTATGGTGAACATTGTTGTAGACAATCTTTTCATAAACTTCATCAGAAATTAGATAAATGCCATTATCATCGGCAATTTCTGAAATTGCCTTAATGTCCTCTTTTTTCATTACACTTCCAGTTGGATTTGAAGGAGAATTCAACATAATGGCCTTGGTTTTCTTTGTGATTCTTTCATTAACATCCTCTGCAATCATTCGAAGATCATTTTCCATATTGAGTGGAATTCCTCGAGGTATGCCTCCAGCAAGACTTACACATGCATTGTATGACAGAAATCCAGGATCAGGTATTAGAACTTCATCTCCAGGGTTTACTAATGCCTGCATGCACATGTAAATGGCTTCACTAGCACCTACAGTAACTAGCACAGATTCGGGAGAAGTGTTAATCCCATTATCAACTTTAAATTTGTGGGTTATTGCTTCTCTTAATTCTAATATCCCCATATTTGATGTGTAATGGGTGAATCCTTCTCTCATGGCATTTGAAGCTGCTTCTATTATATGTTTTGGGGTATTGAAGTCCGGTTCTCCAAGTCCAAGGTTTATTGAATCTTCACCGGCCATTTCGAACATCTTTCTTATTTCTGAAAGGTTTATTGATTGTACACGTTTTGAGGGTTCCATAACAATTACCATACCTATTTTTATTTGCACTTATATATATCGAATCTATGCCAGAGTTAAATAGATCCTTGGGTCTATATGATGTTGTCAGTCTTGTAATTGGTACAATTGTTGGTGCAGACATATATATTGCAGCCTCATTTGGAGCAGGTTTACTTGGCCCATTTTCGGTAGTTGCTTGGGTAATAGCAGGAGTTATGGCCATAATAATAGCTTTATGCTTTGCCGAATGTTCATCAAGAGTACCTCAAGTAGGAGGGCCCTATGCATATGCAAAAAGAGCATTTGGTGATTTTACAGGATTTTTAACAGGATGGTCCCTTTTAATAGCATCATGGAGTGCAATTGCAGTATTTCCACTAGCATTTGTAGCATACTTGGATTTCTTCATTCCTCACATGTCGCAGACTCTGCAAATTATTATTAAATTTCTTTTCGTTTTATTTCTAACAATTGTAAACTACTTTGGTGTTAGACAGGCAGGTAGAGCTAATGATATTTTAACGATTCTTAAAATAGCTCCTATACTTATTTTAACATTTGCGGGTATTGCATATTTCATAATTAAACCATCGTTACTTGTGGCCAATTTCACGCCCATAGCTCCTTTAGGGTTCAGTGGTCTTGGAAGTGCAATTGTACTTATATTCTGGGCATATGTTGGATTTGAATTGGTTACAGTTCCTTCTGATGAGATAATTAATTCAAAAAGAACAATTCCTCTTGCTATAGGTATTGGAATGGGAGTGATTGCGCTCTTCTATATTCTTACAAATTTTGTTATTTTAGGTTTAGTTCCATGGTTTGAACTTTCAACATCAACAGCACCATTGGCTTTAGCAGGTTATGCTCTTGTTGGGGCAATAGGTGCAGGTTTCTTAACTTTAGGTGCTCTTTTATCAATATCTGGTTCAGATGAGGCGGGAATATTATCTTCTGCAAGGATACCTTATGCAATGGCTGCTGATGGATTGCTTCCACGGGTTTTAGCCAAGGTTCATCCAAAATATGGTACGCCCTATGTTGCTTTGATTGCACAGAGCATAGTAACATTAATTGCAGCAATATTTGGCACTATTGATAAACTAATTATTCTCTCAGTGTTTACTCTATTATTCTGCTATCTTTTAACATGTATATCCGTATTTCCACTCAGAAAAAAATTCACAGAGGGCATTAAGCTTCCCTGGATAATTCCTGTACTGGGTGTTATTATCAGTATCTACATAATGACCCAGTGTGCGCCCAGTCAGATAATTATTGGAAGTGCATTAATTATTCTAGGAATTCCTGTATATGTTATATTTGCACCAAGAACAGAAATTAAAACGGCAAGAAGAGATTTAAGATTAGGTGAGGATTATGTGTCACAGACCATTGAGAGGGATGAAATATTCCTTGCAAAATTCATTAATCAAGTTAATGAATTGATAAAGAGAACAAGAAACAGATTCAGTTAGATTGTTTATTACATGCACCACAGTTGTAACATCCAAATTCTTCGCACCAAGGTGTTAAATTACCATTTATAGCTTTTTTATACTCTTTTTTTAAGAATTCATCTTTGATTCCTACATCGATATTTTTCCATGGAAGTTCTTCGTTCATATCCCATTTATGGGCGAATTTTGACCACTCCCTAATTGAAACTTTTTCGGTCAAAGATCTTTCGAGTAAATCACCTAGCTCTCGACCACCCATAGATAAAATATATTGAATAAAAGCAGTTTTTGGGTTTTCAATCTTAAATGACCGTAAATTAATATGTGAATCGATATATTTTATTTTAAATTTAAGTTCATCTAAATTGAAGCCTTCCCATTGGAAAGGTGTATGTGGTTTGGGGATAAAAGGATTTACACTGATCCTTACCTGGTTTTTTCTTTTTCCCATCTTGATCAATTCTTTAATATATTTGCCAAGGCATTCTATATCAGTTTGATTTTCTGTTGGAAGACCAAGCATGAAGTAGAGTTTTACATTAAGATTATGTTTAAATGCGGTATTGATAGTATCCTTAATCAGTTCATCGGTTATTGATTTATTTGCTGCTTTCCTGACTTTCCATATAGATTCAGGCGCAATTGTAATGGTTTTAAGGCCACTTAACTTTAATATTTCAAGTAAATTATCTGTTACAGATTCAATCCTTAAAGAAGGTGTTGTTACTTGAAAACCTCTTTCATGCAATCCTTGACACAGTTCTTCCATTTTAGAATGATCTGAAACTGCAGCACCTATCAATGCAATTTTGTTAAGTCCTGTTGCATTTCCTCCCCTTTCAGCTATTTTTAATAGCTCTTTAATTGGCATTTCTCTACGGGGTCTGTAGATACATCCTGCCATGCAGAATCTACAGCCCCTTGTACAACCTCGCGATACTTCCAAAAGAAATGCACGTCCAAAAGCAGGGATATATTCTTTTTCATCTGTTTCTGGTACTACTTGTCTGATAGGGTGACAAGCATCCATTAGATCTGGTACGGTTACCATTTTTACAGGATGATCCGGAAGATAAACTCCTTCTATTTCAAGAAAAGCATCTAAATTAGCTTTTGGATTATCTAAATCGAGGTAAACGTCAAGTAAATTATCTAAAATTACTTCGGCCTCACCAACAACAAAGAGATCAATGAATCTGGACATAGGGAGAGGATTTGAACTTGCACATGGGCCACCGGCAATAATAAGTGGATGTTTTGAGTTTCTATCCTCTTTTTGAAGGGGTATTCCTCCTTGTTTCAACATTTTCAGTACATTGATATAGTCTTGCTCATATTGCAGTGAAAAACTTACAATATCAAAGTCTTTAAGTACTGTACCTGTTTCAAGACTTTTTGAATGGGGATAAACCACTCTCTCGCAATAAATATCTTCTCTAGAATTTAGAAAATCGTATATTATATGAAATCCTAAAGATGACATGGCGCTTCTGTAAAGATTGGGATAGCATGATGCAAATCTCAGGTCAACCTTTCTAATGTCCTTGATGATTGCATTGTGTTCAAGCAGCATAATTATATTATCTGACCTTTACATAATCAAGATATCTAAATGTTAAAGGTAGTGAAATGAAGGAAAACTCATACAAAAAGGTGGCGGTAGGGGGAACATTTGACAAGTTCCACTATGGGCACAGACGGCTTATGGATATTGCATTCGAAATTGGGGATTATGTGGTAATAGGGGTCACATCAAACACATTTGGTGGAGTTAAAGGTAAAATTGAACCATGTAATGTTCGTATGTCTAATCTCAGAGGTCTGCTTGAAAAGAAACACCAGAATTATGATATACAAAAATTAAACGATCCATATGGAACAACCATCTCAGATGAATCTATTGATGCCATAGTTGTAAGTGAAGAAACAGAACCAACAGCCTTTAAAATAAATAAAATAAGAAAAGAGAGAGGAATGAAACCTCTGGATATTGTTACAATTGGAATGGTTCTTGCAGCTGATGGTATACCAATTTCTTCGACAAGAATAAGAAAAGGGGAAATAGATAAAAGGGGAACCATAATTAGGGTAACTAAATAGAATTATTTTATTGATTGGAGGATATATTCATTATGAAAGTTGTTGTAGGATCAAAAAATCCTGTTAAAATTAAAGCCACTAAAAATATTTTAGAAAAAATATACAGTGATATTGTGGTTTATTCTGTTGATGTTGATTCAGGTGTACCGGACCAACCATTTGGGCTTGATGAGACTATTAACGGCGCTATTAACAGGGCAAAAAATGCTTTTTCAGTTGAATTTAATTTGAGCGTTGGTATCGAATCAGGTTTAATGAAGACGCCCAATTCTTTAACAGGCTATATTGATCTTCAGTGGTGTGCGATATTTGATGGGAACAAAGTAACCATAGGGGTGAGTTCGGGATTTGAATATCCTCCAGAAGTTGTAAAAGAGGTTCTGGGTGGTGTTGAAGTAGGTGATGTCATGGATAGAATCACTGGTGTTGAAGATCTTGGAAAAAAGAAGGGGGCAGTGAGTCATCTGTCACACGATCTATTGAACAGAACAGAAAATACTGAGCAATGCGTTTTAACTGCAATGATACCTAGAATGAATGAAGATGTATATTTGATTCACGATAAATAGAATTTTCGATAAGATTTTTCATAAATCAAATTAATATATAAAAAAAGAATCTTTCATTATATTAATAAAAGTTAGATAAGGATATTTAATAGAATTTTGGGTGAATCATTTGGCTGAATCAAATAATAAATATCAAAGATTAATGAATTTCCTTAAAGATCATAATAATTCCATTATTTTGCTGGTTTTATTAACTGTATTAATATGTATAATTACCTATTATAGGGTACTGGTTCAAATTGAATTAGGACCAGTTTCAGATAGTTTTGATTTTCTATCTAATGCCCTTTTATTTGCAGGACATGGTAACGGATACTCGGATCTGTTAAGGCCCCCACTTTTTCCATTCATAATATCAATTTTTTTTAGATTGGGTTATGTTTATTCTAGTACCATTTTTGCTGTGGATGGTGGGATATTCATATTTGGTGTTATTGGGATGTTTTTATTTCTAAAGCTAAGATTTAGTAGTATTGAAAGTTTCTTAGGGGGATTGCTATATTCAACATTTCCAGTTGTTTTAATATCATTAGGATTTGGGTTTTCGGATTTGGTTAGTGTATCTTTTTCAATATGGGCATTATTTTTCCTAGTTTTAGGAGTTGAAAACAATAGAAAATTCTTATATTTAGCATTTCCATTTGCTATGTTTGCTTTCTTATCAAGATACAATTCAGGACTTTTAATAATGCCAATTTTCCTTTATATCCTAATAAATAAGGATAGAATAAAATTTAGGGATATTTTAATCGGAATAATTGTATCGGTTTTGACAATTCTTCCTGTATTAATATTCTTCTATGAAAAATTTGGAAACATATTATATCCATTTATAAATTTTGGGGCAACCTCTACAGGAGTAAATAGTGAAACAATAAATATTGCATATAATACTAACCAGTTTTATTTTATACAAAGGTTCTATGAATTTATAGGGATTCAAGGATGTATTATACTTTTAATAGTGGTTTTAGGTATTTTCGTATTATTATCTCAAAGATTTTTTAGAAAAACCAATGATAAAAAAATTATATATGGATTTATTAAGAAAATTGGGGCAAACAAAGTCAGATTGATAGTTTTTTGTCTTGTTACACTTCTCTTTTTGATTAGTTTTGTTTGTACCATCTATATTGTAAGTGAATTATTATTTTTTATTTTAGCGTATTTATTCTATGATCTAAGCAAAAATTCGAATATAAAAAATTTGAATATCGATATAATGGTTTTTGTGTGGGTTATGGCATTTTTTATTTTCCACAGTATTTTTGTGATGAAAACCAACAGATATTTTTTGACTATGGTTCCTTCTGTAGCTTATTTTATGGTACTAGGCTTAAGTGAAATCTCTAATAGGATAAAGTTTAATATCAGGAATAGAAATATAACATTTAAATTAATTACCATAATATTGACAACAATTATCCTTTTATCTACTGCAACCACAATCCCTCAGATATTACAAGCAAATAGTAATATAAACACGTTGGATAATGAAATTGAATTATCAAGTCAATGGTTTGTAGGTTATGATCCCGAATATAGAAATAAAAATATATATTCTGATTTGTGGCCAAATTACAGTTGGTATCTTAATACTAATGTAAAAATGGTGCCCATTTATCAGACTTATAAAACATTACCTAATGGCAATAGAGTTTATTCTGTAAATCAAGCAGATATTAATGCATTCAATAATTATTTAATTAATAATAATGCAGATTACTTTTTCAGTGATATTCCCGGACTTAATTTAACAACTTACTCATTGATTAAACAATTCGATAATATTTACATATACCAAAGGAAAAATTAGCTGAAATATATCTCCATCAATTTAAACAATATTCTTAGGTTTATAAGAATAATATAAAATTTAAACTGCAATTATTATTAAAAAGGGTAATTGTACAAATAAAATTGTAAATAGTTGAATTTCGAGAAATTAGGTGGTAATATAACTAATAAAAATAACTACTTCATGGATTTTATAGGAAAAAAACGATTCATTTCATGTATTTTCTTAATTTTATTGGTAATAATAGTTAGTATTATAACTTACAATAGAGTTTTATTACAAATTGATCTTGGACCTATTTCTGACAGTGTAGACTACTTCACAAATGCCCTTGTATTTGCAGGGCAGGGAATAGGATATTCTGACCTCATAAGGCCCCCTTTCTTTTCATTCATTACTTCAATATTTGTTAGAATGGGATACGTATCAATAAACACTATTTTTGCTGTAGATGGTGGATTATTTATTTTTGGTGTTATTGGGATGTTTATGCTTTTAAAAATCAGATTCAATGATCTTGAAAGTTTTTTAGGTGGCTTACTTTATGCAACATTTCCTATAATTTTAGTTGTTCTAGGGTTAGGGTTTTCAGACCTTGGAAGTGTATCATTTACAATTTGGAGTTTTTATTTCATGATTTTAGCAATTAAAAACGATTCTAGATGGTTTTATATAGCATTTCCCTTTGCTATGTTAACATTCTTGACTAGATACAATAATATACTTTTAATATTTCCCATTTTTCTTTACATCTTAATGAATAAAGATAGAATTAACATCAAAAATTTATGTATAGGAATCGGAGCTTCATTTTTAATGATCATTCCCTTACTCCTATTTTACTATGAAAAATTTGGTAATATAATTTATCCATTTCTAAATTTTGGATCAACTTCCACGATGGTTTCTGTTTCTGCAGAAAATGCTTCATATGATTCAAATATATTCTTCTTTTTACAAAACTTTACAGGCCTTGTAGGGCCCTCGGGTATTACTGTCCTGTTTATCCTTTTATCAGGTGCATTATTAATATTAATTATCAAAATTATACAGAAGAACAAATTTAAGAATAATTTAGTTGAGAGATTTAATTCATTAAATAGGAAAAATAAGATTGAGTTAATTTTCTTGATTATTCTCTTAACAATCTTTTTAGAAAGCTTTTCAAAGACTTTTTATATGTTTAGTGAATTATTATTCTTTGTTCTCGCCTACTTATTTTATGATCTAACAAAAAATTTGAATATCAAAAATATGGATATCCATTTATTGTTTTTGTTATGGTTTTTGGTATTTTTCATTTTCCACAGCATATTTGTGATAAAGGATTATAGATATTTCGTGCTTATGGTACCTCCTGTAGTTTATTTCATGATTTTAGGCTTAAGTGAAATTTCCAATAGATTAAAATTTATGATAAAAGATTACAATATTACATTTCCATTAATAACAATACTCTTGACAATGATAATTCTGTTATCATCAGCATCAGAATTATCTCTGATAATGGAATCAAATAATGATGATAAAGTTGCAAATCATGATATGGAATTAGCTAGCCAGTGGCTTGTTAATTATGATCTTGAATATAAAAATAAAAATATCTATTCGGATTTATGGCCCAATTTCAGCTGGTATCTTAAAACTAATGTGAAACCTGTACCTGTTTTTAAGGATAATCAAGTATATTATGGCGGGGTTAAAGATAAAAACTTCACCCAAATGGATAGCAAAGCTTATAATAAATATCTTGAGGCAAATAACGCAGAATATTATTTATCTGTTCGCAAAGGATTGAATTTAACTTCATACAAACCAATTAAAGAGTTTGGATTTATAATAATTTATAAAAAAATATAACTAACAGCTTATCTAAATAAATTCATTAATAAAATATGTTTATAAAAATGTAAATTCATAAATATATGAGGTTAAAAATTGAAAATATGTATAGTACCAACCATGTTTCCAAAATATAAAGGGGATTATTATGGTTCATTTGTATTTGATGATGCTAAAGAATTAGCAAAAAAAGGATTTGAAGTTCATGTTGTTACACAACACAACAAGGGTATACCATACGAAGAGAATATGGGAGGAGTTCATATTCATAGGTTTAAATGGCTTGAACCCGGAGAATTTAAGGCACTTTTACATTTTAAAGGATTTATTGATAATTTACGATTGACTACATATCTCATATCACTATTTTTTTATTTAATATGGATTGTTAGAAAGTATAATATAGATATTATTCATGCACACTCTGTGATTCCCACTGGATTTATCGGAGTTATTGTATCAAAAATTGTTAGAAAACCCGTTTTCATCACAGTACATGGAATGGATATAACTAATTTTGAAAATCGTCCGTTTTATAAGAGATTAATAACTTTTTCATTAATAAATTCCATTAAAACTATAGCTGTAAGTGAATATATTGCGAAAAAGATGATATCATTAGGATCTAACCAAGAAAATTTAATTATCTTAAGAAATGCTATAGATACAAACAGATTCAAACCATTAAGGAATTCAAATCTACGTAAATATTACAATATCAATGATAAAGATGTACTAATATTGTTTGTTGGATATTTAGATATTTTTAAGGGGATATTAGAATTATTAGAAGCATTTTTTGAATTAAACGAATATAATAAAAATCTGAAACTTATGATGGTTGGAAATGGGCCTAAAGAAAATATACTAAAAATGAAGGTACTCGATCAAGATTTAGAAAATTCAGTAATATTCACGGGGAAAATTCCGCCTGTTGATATTCATAATTACTACCAATCAGCAGATATATTTGTTCTCCCATCTTATACTGACTCTGGTGGACCTCCATTAGTAATTATGGAAGCAATGGCTTGTGGTTTACCTATTATTGGTACTAATATAGGAGGGATACCTGAAGGAATAGAAGATGGCATGAATGGATTCATTATACCTCCAGGAAATGTTGATGAAATGATTAAAAAATTAAATATTCTATTAAAAGATGAAAGTTTAAGGAAAAAGTTTGGAAATAGTTCTTTAAAAAAGATATATGAAAATTCAATGATACAAGAAAAAAAGATTGATGAATTAATTAATTTATACCAAGAACAAATTAAAAATCATTAGTAATAGTAACTATGCCAGAATATAATCCTCTATAATAAGCCATAAATAATTCAGGTTTTTTATAATAAATACTCAAAAAAATAGGAATTAAAAACGCCCCCAATATCTGATAAAATATGAAAAATAGAAAATCAGATCTTTTTGACCATCTTTTCATAAATAACCATCTATTTCTTGTAATGTAATATAATCCAATCTTTTCTTTAATTCCTCCACCAGATTTGGATATTTTATGCCAAATTTTCCCTTTTGGAACGAAAACATTTTTATATCCTAATTTAGTAGCTCTAAGAGTCCAATCTATTTCTTCAAAATATAAAAAAAATCTTTTGTCAAGTAATCCTATCCTATTAATCACTTCTTTTTTAATGAGAAATGCACATCCACTAACATATTCTACTTCAGCAATTTTATCATACTGGCCATTATCCATTTCATTATAACCAATATTAAGACCTCTACTGAACTTCCAGGATATTTTTCCTTTTGCAAACCAAATTCGATTTGGATCATTGTAATAATATATTTTTGGTCCTAGAATCCCAATTTCACTATTACTTTCAGAAACTTTTAACATTTCTACTAAAAATTCTCTATCCACAATTGTATCATTATTTAAAAGCATTACATAATCAGGATCTAAGTTATTTAGAGCATAAGTAATTCCAATATTATTACCCTCTGCAAATCCATCATTATTCTCATTTTTAATTAGAAAAAGTCTTTTAGTTGATGATTTAATATTCTTCTCTATTTCAATATATCCATTTGGTTTAGTTTCTATAAGTTTTATAGGCTTATTAATTGGATTATAACTAAAAAATGTGGATTTTGTTTTTAATTGTCCGTTACAATATTTTTTTATATTATCTATTGATTTGTCAGTAGAATTATTATCCACAATAATTACATTATAATTATGATACTTATTTTGATAAATGGATTCCAAGCACTCAATTGTATCTTGCCATCCATTCCAATTTAAGATTATAATTACTACATTTTTTTTAATATTCATATGATCACTAATTATTGTTAAAAACAATAATACAACTAATTAATAAATTATTATAATTTCCGCAAATTCTATATAATTCGGTTTTATGTTTAATTTTTGTATTATTCCAGTTCATAGATTATCACACTTTGTCAAATATATGTCTAATATTTCCTTAATGTAAAAAATACATTCAGAAATATATTATAATATTTTTTTTGTATGAATGATACTAAATAAAGTAACCAATATTTGATATTTAGGGGATTATATCTAATTGCATCCATTAAATATTTCCTAGATTTACTTTCATCTCCATTTAAGAAAGCATAAATACCTATATTTGCTTTATTAACTGCTAATATTTCTTTGTTATCATTAAAATCTGCAAAATGTTTTTTTAAAATTATTTCGGAAGATTTTAAATTTTTTGAATAATTAATTGATGCACTGTCTGATGAACAATATGCAATTGATAATGGTTCATCAATAAATTTAAAAGAGAAATATTTTGAGATTCGGATATATAATTCCCAATCTTCCAAATTAGGAAGATTTTCATCGTATAAGCCTACTTTTTTAAAACATATCTTTCTGATTACACTTAAACCACTTACAAAGTTACCTTTAAGTAGTTCAAAATGAATATTTCCTTCTTTCTTGGTTACTTTAGGAGTGGGAATATAGATCTTTTTATTATCCTTTATATGCCAATATCCAGAATATACTACTCCTATTTTATCACTTGCTTCTAAAAATACATCCATTTCTTTTTCTAGCTTTTCTGGAAGCCATTTATCATCACTATCTTGGAATGCAATAAAATCGCCTTTAGAATATTTAATTCCAGTATTCCTCGCAGCAGCAGCTCCTCTATTCTTTTTATGCACATAATAATTTATTTTATCTTCATTAAACCTTTGTATAACTTCTTTAGTGTTATCGGTAGAGCCATCATCAACAACTATAATCTCATAATTAGTATAACTTTGATCTAAAATACTATTAATTGCTCTTGTAATT
The Methanobacterium spitsbergense DNA segment above includes these coding regions:
- a CDS encoding pyridoxal phosphate-dependent aminotransferase, translated to MVIVMEPSKRVQSINLSEIRKMFEMAGEDSINLGLGEPDFNTPKHIIEAASNAMREGFTHYTSNMGILELREAITHKFKVDNGINTSPESVLVTVGASEAIYMCMQALVNPGDEVLIPDPGFLSYNACVSLAGGIPRGIPLNMENDLRMIAEDVNERITKKTKAIMLNSPSNPTGSVMKKEDIKAISEIADDNGIYLISDEVYEKIVYNNVHHSPGKFCENAITINGFSKSYAMTGFRIGYVTANLEITEELLKIHQYTTACASSMVQKAALAALEGPQNNISEMVSEFKRRRDLVVNRLNGMGIECSSPHGAFYIFPKINNPEAFVKAGLKKGVVMVQGKAFGAHGKDHVRLSYATSYNQLEDAMDRLESINYKF
- a CDS encoding amino acid permease, giving the protein MGLYDVVSLVIGTIVGADIYIAASFGAGLLGPFSVVAWVIAGVMAIIIALCFAECSSRVPQVGGPYAYAKRAFGDFTGFLTGWSLLIASWSAIAVFPLAFVAYLDFFIPHMSQTLQIIIKFLFVLFLTIVNYFGVRQAGRANDILTILKIAPILILTFAGIAYFIIKPSLLVANFTPIAPLGFSGLGSAIVLIFWAYVGFELVTVPSDEIINSKRTIPLAIGIGMGVIALFYILTNFVILGLVPWFELSTSTAPLALAGYALVGAIGAGFLTLGALLSISGSDEAGILSSARIPYAMAADGLLPRVLAKVHPKYGTPYVALIAQSIVTLIAAIFGTIDKLIILSVFTLLFCYLLTCISVFPLRKKFTEGIKLPWIIPVLGVIISIYIMTQCAPSQIIIGSALIILGIPVYVIFAPRTEIKTARRDLRLGEDYVSQTIERDEIFLAKFINQVNELIKRTRNRFS
- a CDS encoding phosphopantetheine adenylyltransferase yields the protein MKENSYKKVAVGGTFDKFHYGHRRLMDIAFEIGDYVVIGVTSNTFGGVKGKIEPCNVRMSNLRGLLEKKHQNYDIQKLNDPYGTTISDESIDAIVVSEETEPTAFKINKIRKERGMKPLDIVTIGMVLAADGIPISSTRIRKGEIDKRGTIIRVTK
- a CDS encoding glycosyltransferase family 39 protein; this encodes MGYVYSSTIFAVDGGIFIFGVIGMFLFLKLRFSSIESFLGGLLYSTFPVVLISLGFGFSDLVSVSFSIWALFFLVLGVENNRKFLYLAFPFAMFAFLSRYNSGLLIMPIFLYILINKDRIKFRDILIGIIVSVLTILPVLIFFYEKFGNILYPFINFGATSTGVNSETINIAYNTNQFYFIQRFYEFIGIQGCIILLIVVLGIFVLLSQRFFRKTNDKKIIYGFIKKIGANKVRLIVFCLVTLLFLISFVCTIYIVSELLFFILAYLFYDLSKNSNIKNLNIDIMVFVWVMAFFIFHSIFVMKTNRYFLTMVPSVAYFMVLGLSEISNRIKFNIRNRNITFKLITIILTTIILLSTATTIPQILQANSNINTLDNEIELSSQWFVGYDPEYRNKNIYSDLWPNYSWYLNTNVKMVPIYQTYKTLPNGNRVYSVNQADINAFNNYLINNNADYFFSDIPGLNLTTYSLIKQFDNIYIYQRKN
- a CDS encoding glycosyltransferase family 39 protein, translated to MNFEKLGGNITNKNNYFMDFIGKKRFISCIFLILLVIIVSIITYNRVLLQIDLGPISDSVDYFTNALVFAGQGIGYSDLIRPPFFSFITSIFVRMGYVSINTIFAVDGGLFIFGVIGMFMLLKIRFNDLESFLGGLLYATFPIILVVLGLGFSDLGSVSFTIWSFYFMILAIKNDSRWFYIAFPFAMLTFLTRYNNILLIFPIFLYILMNKDRINIKNLCIGIGASFLMIIPLLLFYYEKFGNIIYPFLNFGSTSTMVSVSAENASYDSNIFFFLQNFTGLVGPSGITVLFILLSGALLILIIKIIQKNKFKNNLVERFNSLNRKNKIELIFLIILLTIFLESFSKTFYMFSELLFFVLAYLFYDLTKNLNIKNMDIHLLFLLWFLVFFIFHSIFVIKDYRYFVLMVPPVVYFMILGLSEISNRLKFMIKDYNITFPLITILLTMIILLSSASELSLIMESNNDDKVANHDMELASQWLVNYDLEYKNKNIYSDLWPNFSWYLKTNVKPVPVFKDNQVYYGGVKDKNFTQMDSKAYNKYLEANNAEYYLSVRKGLNLTSYKPIKEFGFIIIYKKI
- a CDS encoding radical SAM protein, with translation MLLEHNAIIKDIRKVDLRFASCYPNLYRSAMSSLGFHIIYDFLNSREDIYCERVVYPHSKSLETGTVLKDFDIVSFSLQYEQDYINVLKMLKQGGIPLQKEDRNSKHPLIIAGGPCASSNPLPMSRFIDLFVVGEAEVILDNLLDVYLDLDNPKANLDAFLEIEGVYLPDHPVKMVTVPDLMDACHPIRQVVPETDEKEYIPAFGRAFLLEVSRGCTRGCRFCMAGCIYRPRREMPIKELLKIAERGGNATGLNKIALIGAAVSDHSKMEELCQGLHERGFQVTTPSLRIESVTDNLLEILKLSGLKTITIAPESIWKVRKAANKSITDELIKDTINTAFKHNLNVKLYFMLGLPTENQTDIECLGKYIKELIKMGKRKNQVRISVNPFIPKPHTPFQWEGFNLDELKFKIKYIDSHINLRSFKIENPKTAFIQYILSMGGRELGDLLERSLTEKVSIREWSKFAHKWDMNEELPWKNIDVGIKDEFLKKEYKKAINGNLTPWCEEFGCYNCGACNKQSN
- the yjjX gene encoding inosine/xanthosine triphosphatase — encoded protein: MKVVVGSKNPVKIKATKNILEKIYSDIVVYSVDVDSGVPDQPFGLDETINGAINRAKNAFSVEFNLSVGIESGLMKTPNSLTGYIDLQWCAIFDGNKVTIGVSSGFEYPPEVVKEVLGGVEVGDVMDRITGVEDLGKKKGAVSHLSHDLLNRTENTEQCVLTAMIPRMNEDVYLIHDK